The nucleotide window AGGTAGCGTGCGCGATAAGGATTCGATCTCCGCAGCCAATGAGTTAGGTGTAGTGATGGTGTTTACGCGAATGCGCCATTTTCTACATTAAGAAATAGGGGGCGATCGCTGCACAAAAGGGCGATCGCGCCAGCAATAGCCTATATCAGATGCTCCGGTAAGTAGCGGGGTTCAACGAAGTAACCCTGGTCGCGTAACTCTTTCAGATCGGGTAACATATCGAGGGCGACTTTTCCACACATCAGCAAGGAATAGTCATCAGGATATTGTTCAAGGTGGGCGGAAACTTGACGAAATCCCTCAAAGTAAACCTTATCTTTGACATGGCATCCAGGAACACTGGTGTCAGTAAAACCGCGTTTTGCACGGGAGGTAATTGCAAAGGCTTCATCAAATGTTGTGTGTTGAATCAGTTCACAAAAAACATCGTAGAAGCTATGATTTAAACTCAGATAAGCGGCAATCACTCCTAGTGCATAACGGCGTTGATCCGCAGGAGATTGAACACCATAGCAAGCTTCATGGTAGTTGGCTAATCCTTCTTCTGTAGCCATATAAGGCACCTCTATTAATTGCTCTTTCGAGCAATTAATGAGATAAAAAAAGACCGCCTTTTTCCCAAAAGATGAAATTTCATCTAAGAAGTAGACAGTTCATCATAGACCAATTACTTTTTATTAAAACTCCCCTACTTATAGGGAGTTTTAATTATATATCTGAGGTTGACCAGAAGACATATCTGAGGAGATTAAATACTACATTTCTCAAACCTATATTGGCTTCTGCTCTCACTTTTCCAAGCGAACGTAAAAGCTTGCCTCCCATGCACATTACCCAAGCTCCAAATA belongs to Roseofilum reptotaenium CS-1145 and includes:
- a CDS encoding tyrosine/phenylalanine carboxypeptidase domain-containing protein, which produces MATEEGLANYHEACYGVQSPADQRRYALGVIAAYLSLNHSFYDVFCELIQHTTFDEAFAITSRAKRGFTDTSVPGCHVKDKVYFEGFRQVSAHLEQYPDDYSLLMCGKVALDMLPDLKELRDQGYFVEPRYLPEHLI